The window AGCCATCGGCCAGCCCGAAAACGCTTACGAATCCATTGGCACCTCCAACCAGAACCTCTATTTCCCCATCGTGATCCACGTCCGCTGTAATACAGGCTTGGATGTAAGTGCTCCCCTCTAGCTTCCAGATCCAGCTCTCTCTCGCAGGCGATAGGAGCCCCACCCCGTGCTCAGCGGCTGCTAAGATATACCCCTTTTCCTTCTCCGGTGGGCCTATCCACTCAAAAGCCACTGAATCTCCCGCGACGAAGGGGATCACTCGCCGAAGGGGACGGAACATAGGTTGTCGTAATCCACCAAACACGATCGCTTCGCCGCTGGGCTCAAGCCCAGGCTGGCCCTCATAGACGCAGATGCCGTGATTCCAGCGGTTGCGCACCCACAGATCCCAGGGGGCCTGACCTTCAGGAGGGCAGGGCAGAAGATCCACCTGCCAGGAGCCATCCGCCCAGCTGTGGCCCAACACCTCTCCATCGGGGTCGAGGAAGACTACCAGAGCATATCCGCCGAGGGCCAGCGCCCCTCGCCCATCAGGTTCACGATGCCAGATCGCTAGCCCGTGTACCGAATGCAACATGCCGAAATAGAGGCCCTTCGTCTCTCGGTGGAAGTGGGCTAGGGAGAGATCACGCCGAACAGCTCCATCAGGGTCCAGGATCACCAGGCGTCCCCCCAGGAGGCCCACGCAGATCTGCCGACATCCGCGGCCATCCAGATCATGGCAGGAGACGTGGGTGACCGGGTTGGGGGCTTGCCATCGCCAACGTTCCGCGCCATCTTCGTCCAGAGCGACCAGCTCGTGAGCTGAGCTGATCGCCACCAGCTCCAGGCGGCCATCATGATCCAAATCGGCCGAGATCAATTGCTTGATCGGAGGAGGATTCCAGCGGTTGCTATAAAGCTCGATCTCGTGACAAATCAACGGCTCACCCGCCGGAGGCGAAGGGATGTGGATTTGGATCTGACGAGCTTTATCGGCGATGGGGAATCGAAGCGACTCGAAGCGATCTTCCCAGCCATGAAAACGCGGCCAGGTGACCGTCTCTTTCCTCGGCTCATGATGGCACAGGCGCTGATCGTCCTGGAATCCGTCTGAGCTCAGCATGACTTGAATCCCCTCGGGCAGAGGATGGAACGTGCGCAATGTGGGCTGTGGGAGGCTGTCGCCGATCACCCGCAGGTGATCCACGAAGATCTCCTCGCCCAGGTCCAGGCGGATCTCATAGCGATCTGCCTCTGGCCATTGCCGCACAAGCGTTCGCCACTCGGGTAGCACGGCATCCACTAATTGCTCTGGGAAGCCGTCGACGGGCGCGGGTCGGGCAGTGACCGCCACGCTTCGAATGCGCTCCTGCACCGGATGCCATGCGCTCCATTCCCATCCAGTGTGCCAATTGCCCTCAGGGAAGGCGGGTAGAGCAGAGGAGACGACCGGACGAGGAAGATCCCGCCACGCATGGAATTGCTCCTGCAGACGAGCGGCAAGTCCCATCACGAGGTCCGGAGACAACGAGAGGCTCAGCATTTGATCTTCGCTTAGCGCTGCTTCGAAGGACTGATCTCCCTGACTTATCCAGATACGAGCCCCCGGGCTATCGGGGCCATCTGCCCTCACCACCATCCGGCCAGCGTTCAGATCCAGGCATAGCCCCACGGGCCGATCGCTGCGGAAGCTGTAAGCGGGCTCAACCTCAAAAGAACGGACGCCTGAGAGGGCGATAGCCTGAGGCATGGCCATCAGGCTGACAGCCTGGGCTTTCATCCCTGCCCCCTGAATTCCCCGCTGTTGCGGATCCACGGCACACCAAGCCAGCGGTTGCCCCTGCGCCTCAACGATCAGGGCCTGCGTAGAGGTGAGGAAGAGGATGTCCAGAGGCTCTAAAGCCCCTATGGGCTGCACGTAAAAGAGGTTTTGAAAGGTGACCAAGGATTTGGCATCATAAACCCCATGTTGACGTTGGCGCAAAACATAGGGATTGACGGCCCCCTGAATGCCCTGTTCCTCGCTTGTGGCCAAAAGCTCTTGGCTACAGCACAGGGTGAATATGTGATCCCCCTGGCGAGCGCGCCAGAAGCGGCCCTGAAGCGTCGCATAACCAGGGGTGCGCCAGGTGCAGGTGACCGTGAAGGGTCCTGCTTCCTGAATTTCAACGGTGTCTATGACCACGAAGAAGCCGTCATCAGGCTTCGCCCAGAAGATGTATCGGGTCCAACAGGTATGATGGACGGGGGCCATTCGCGTGGCGCTCAAGGCGATGGCTGGAAAATCAGCAGCAGTGATCCATTCCGCCAGAGGAGGCAAGGGGGTGCGGTTATAGCCATCGCTGATTAGCAAAGCGTTTTTATGATAATACGATTGTCGGTCAGTGTTCTGGATCAGAAAGATATGTCCTGCCTGGCTGAAGCGGACGATCGCGTTGGCGGCGTGCATGCTGCCCTGCCAGCGAAATCCTCCTTGATATCCCTCAACTAGGAGGTAAGGCCCCTGAGGATCGAAGTTCTTGCGAAAGACCAACTTATCAAAGGTGCGCTCGGATGGTAACGTGCTCCGCCCTACTCCGCCCTGGTGCAGCCATGTCTCGGGGGCGTTCACGCTGTGCCCTTTGGGCTCGACATGCTCTGGCGGATGAGCGGCCAGCTCGATCTGATAAGGGCTGAGGGGCAATCTCTGCAGCCCGGTCAGCCGTTGCGGCTGCACGGGCGTCAACTCCGGGCCGGAATCGAATTTATGCATAAAGGTGGGGGAAAGAGACCACCCATCCATACGGATGGGATCTTTAAGGTTGGGCATATGCTCTAATACCCATTTCAGCTCCCCGTCTTGATAGTAAAAAGCGCAGGCCGCAACCATGATCCCCGCTTCTTGTGGCAAGTACATGGCGCCGGGCCAACCCTCACCATATCCCTCGAGCCCTGCTCCAGCTCCCATGTTATCATGAACAGCAATGGCACGTTGAGCACATCGCCTGGCATTGCCACTCTCGAAGAACGCATAGCGTTCCTCTCCCAAACTATACCATACGAGCGTGGCCAAGTTGTTCAGGGTGGACTCATCATTCTGGTCATCTATGCCTGCCTCCGCCAGCGCATCCAAAAACGCACGACATTCATCCATCCAGCGATCACAAAGGGCGCTGGCTGCCGGGTTGGGGTGGCCCTGTTCGCGCAAGAAACGGGCTTGCAGGTAAAAGGCATAGGTGCCTTTGCCATGGTGGCGATGCCCCAACGGCGGGTGCCCATCCCGCTTGCGCCACCACATATCCTGCGTCTCTATCGCCGTCCTTAAGAGGAGTTCATCGGTGCGCAGGAGATCGGCCTCGTCCAGGAGCCCGCCGGCCGAGAGCCAAGGAAGAGCCCGTATGATGCGCTCAATCAGATAGTGCCAGTCCCCGTAGCTATGTTCCACGCGGGCATTGAGGGAGCGGAGACAATCCCGCGCAAATTCCCCATAGCGCAGATTCCCGGTCCACGCATATAGGATCGCGTAGGCGCCGATCGCCTTAAGTAGCTCAGCGGGGGTCTGGGGTAGAGGAGCATTCAGTGGAGTCTCAGGCCACTGGGCCAACCTACGCGCGAGGGCTGGCTCCAGGTCCACCTCCAGCATGCAAGGAAGTACGAGCTCGCCTGGCGCTCCCGATCGGTCTATGTACTCGATCAGGCGCTCGACGGCGCGTGCCATGCCAGCCAGCGTGCTGCCGCCGGCCAGAATCCAGTTGACCCCAGTGCCATAGGGATTTAACAAAGTGCGCAGATCGTACCCGCTTCCGCCAGGATAGGTAGCATCTGTAGCACAATAGTAGCGCGCATAGAGGGGAAGCAACACGCGATTAGTGTTCAGATTGCCGAGGAGGATCAGCGGACGTCGCCGATAGGAGCTGGGCAAGGGGACGCCTCGCTGGGAGATGATCTCAGCGTCTGCGAGGCACCTCAGCTCGACGCGCGTGCGCCTGGCGACGGCTGCGGCCAATTCCCTTGCCAGCTCCCGATAAGCAGAATCCTGATCAGGATACACGATGATCCCCTCCGATCGGCCTTGACGAACCAAAGGGGTGGTCCGTTGAACAGTGCGTGGGAGCATAGCAGGGATATCGGACGTTGAGCAGACCAATGGGTGGGGATTGGAGTGGAAAGCCATAGGTTCTCTATTGCTTACCTCCGCCTGTTACGAAATGCGGTCTATGGGAGATCAGGGCCACCTTTCTAACCCTTAATGGCGCCAATGGTGATCCCCCGCACGAAGTAACGCTGGAAGGCGAGAAACACGATGATCATCGGCACGGCCATCAGGGTAGAGCCGGCCATGGTCTGACCTTGGACAAGGATCGTCGCTTCACCGCCGGCTCCGCGGATTAGGGCCAACCCCACCGGCAGTACGCGCATGCTGACAGAGGTGGTCGCTACGAGGGGCCAGAAGAAGCTGTTCCAGTTTCCAATGAAAGTAAAGATGCCGAGCACAGCCAGGCCCGGCTTCATCAGCGGCAGAATGATCATACGGAAGATGCCGAATTCGCTAGCGCCATCCATGCGCGCCGCCTCGATTAGCTCCGTGGGCAATGTGCGGGCGAATTGCCGCATCAGAAACATCGCCCAGACGCCTCCCGTGATGCCAGGGATGGTGAGAGCTAGATAGGTGTCCAGCCAACCCAGGAACTTCACGACCTGATACAAAGGAATGATCAAGATGAATCCTGGGATCATCAGGGTGCTCATCAGCGCCCAGAAGATCACCTCTCGCCCGAAAAACCGAAGCTTGGCGAAGGCGTACCCTGCCAGGGCGCCAAAGAATAAGGCTCCTAAGGTGCGCACAGTGGTCACGAAGAATGAGTTGAACCCCCATCGCGCCATTGGTGTGCGCTGGAGAAGGATGATGTAGTTGTCCAGGGTTGGCGAGACGGGGAGCAGCTTGGGAGGGAATATCGTCATAGAGAGGGGCGGCTCGAAGCTGTTCTTGACCATCCAGTAGAGCGGAAACAGTGACAGGATGGCCCATGCGATCAAAACCAGATAGACTAGCGCTGAGACCAGCCTGGCTGGCCGGTTCGCTATCCGCCCTACAAAGCGCCTCATCCTCGCTGAAACCATGAGTTGCCCCTCCCCGGCTTTTATTCTGGGTCAATACTCTAGTTCGCTGACGAAGATGCGGAACTGGGTCACCGAGAAGATGAGGATGATTACAAACAACATCAGTGATAACACCGCCGCGCCGCCGATCTGCAGGGATCGAAAGGCCATGTCATAGATCAAGAACCCAACTGTCTCCGTGGCCCCTGGGTAGCCGGGGCCGCCTGAGGTCATCACATAAATTTGCTCGAAGGTCTGAAAGTGTCCGATAAATCCGGTTACAAACAGGTATAACAGCGTGGGGCGTAGTAGGGGCAAAGTCACCTTCCAAAATCGCATCCACTCGCTGGCGCCATCAATCTTAGCGGCATCGTACAGTTCTGTAGGAATCCCTCCCATAGCGGCTGTGATCAACACGATCGCGCCGCCGCCACCTCCAAGGATGGTCATCAAGATAATCGAGAACAGGGCTAGATCAGGATTACCCAGCCAGTTTTGAGGCGGGATGCCCACTAGGCCGATGATGGCGTTCAGGACGCCATAAAAAGGATTGAAGATCCAATACCACACCAGCGACAGCACGATGGTGGAGACCACGCCCGGCAGATAGAAGGCGCTTTTGAAGAACACTTGGGCTCTCTCGCCACACCGAAAGATCAACTCCGCAAGGATGAGGGCCAGCAGCAGGCCGAACACCACGACGGAGATGGTGTAAATCACCGTGACTCGCAGCGCGTTCCATGTCCGCTCGTCCGCTAGGACCATCCGATAGTTCTGCAATCCCACCCATTCAAACTGGCCGGCCCTCAACTCTTGAAAGCTGATCCGCACTGCGTAGATCACCAGGTAAACCGTGAAAACCGCAAAGTCTATCAAAAGCGGCGCGATAAAGACGTATCCCCACTTATTGCTCTTGCGGAGGGCATAAGCTGTACGAGCCCACCATCCCTGACGCCTTGCCGGGGCTGATCTGGAAGCGATCGAATCCGCTATAGCCATAGGGCAACTCCCCTGCGGGCTGAGGTCCATCCGCTATTGGGAGCTGAAAGAGGGAGGCACGTCAATGGGCAACATACCCTCCGACGGCCTCCCTGGATCACCGTCACACTTTGACGCCGAGGGCCGTGTTGATCTTTGTTGCCAATTCGGTCATCATCTCCGCCGGCGAGACCTTACCCAGAAGCAGGTTCTGGAACATGCGAAGCATAAAGCTCCCCGGTGAGTAGTCAGCGATCTTTTGCTCGGTCAGGATCTTCGCGGTACGGGGGTTCTGCTGCGGCAGGAACTGGGATGTAGGCGGCTCAGGCTCGTATCGTTGCATATAGACGTCGAGTACCCAGCGCCGATTGGGATCCTCTAGGAAGGGATGGCCCTTGACTGCCTCCACCTGAGGTTTGCTGGTGGGGAAGAAGCCGTTCACCAGCCAGGCCTCACCCACCCACGGATCAAGGGCATACCAGTTGCCCAGCCGGAATGCCGCTGCACGCTTTTCCGGTTCAGGGGTCCGGCCTACCACAAAGCCGAAGACTTGATGGGCGCCAGCCAGATGCGGCTTTAGCTTCTCGTCATACGGATGCGAGACTAGCACGATCTCAAATGGCTTCACCGCTTGGCCGGCTGCTTGGGCGGTCTCCAGTTCCGTCTGAATGCCCGCCCACTGACCGCGCATAGCACATCGGAGCGTCCAATAGAAGGTGTCTACATCCGACCACTTGGGCAGATTGGGGATGATCCAGCCCTTGTTTTGGGCGTCTACAAACCATTGCATGGCCTCCACGGAGCGCGGGTTCTCATGGGCGATAAAGCGCTCGAACGTATCGTCCCACATCTGGACGCCGCGGCCTAACAACGCCTGAGCGAAGTCGAAGTAGAGCGCCCCAGGGTGATCTCCTACCGGTATGCCGATCGCAAAACGTTCCTTACCATCGCTGAAGGCTGCCGCAGCCTGTTCCTGAGCCTGGATGGTGAAGGCTCGCATCTCGTCGGTGGGGATGAACTCAGCACCGCCGTACTTCTCAAGGGCGGTCTTAGACAGGGCGTACATGTTAGGATTGGCGAAGGTCGGGATGCCATAGATCCGACCGAACACCGTTACCCCGCTGAGCATGTAAGAAGCCCATTGTTCACGGATCTCCGGGGTCACGTAGTCATCCAGAGGCTCCAGCACCCCTGCCTGAACCCATTGGACGGTCGGGCTGCCGTATAGTAAATTAGGCAGCGTTCCTGAGGCAAAGGCTGTGTTTACCTTGGTTCCCCACTGTTCCCATGGGATCAGCTCTAGATGAACCTTGATGTCCGGATTGGCAGCCTCAAAGCGCTCAATCGAGTAGTTAATCCATTCATCTATGGGAGCGTTAGGAGTCTTGTTATCCTTGCCGTAACGCCAGATGGGCGCCTGCCAATAAGTGATCTCCACGGGTTTCGCGGGCGCAGGGGTAGGGGTGACTACCTTCTCCACGACGACGGTTTCCTTAACGACCTGTGGAGTGGCGGGGACACAGGCGGGCATGATGCCAGCTGCGCCCGCCCCCAAGCCAGCGAGGGCCAATTGGCGCAACAACTCTCGACGGGAGATCTTGCGCAACCAAACGGAAGTCTGATTTCCGGTTGACATAGGGCAACCCTCCTGTAAATCATAAGACTCAACACGGTAATTAGTTAAATGATATAATCAATTACCATTGTATCACAGGGGATTGGCCCCTGTCAAGGGGCTTTTTCTAGGGGATTGACAGAGATAACGATATTCGTTACAATATCCTGGCAACAGAAATGTAAATCCATCTTACCAAAAGGTGAGAGATGTCTCTTACCGGAAGTTCTGAGTTAGCTAAACAGCTCAATCGGCACTTGGTCTATGAGTTCGTGCGCACGGCTGGCATTACCTCTCGCGTGCAGATTGCACGTGCGACGCAGCTCAGCAAGCCCACTGTATCTGCCATTGTAGCCGAGCTAATCCAAGAGGGTTATCTGCGAGAGGTCGGAGCTAGAGCTACCCACGTGGGACGACCGCGCTCGCTGCTAGAATTCAACCCGCGAGCCCGCTATGCTGCTGGCGCGGAGATCGGGGGACAGGCCTGTCAGGTGGTATTGACCGATCTCCACGCGAATGTGCTTCAGTCCGTAGCCATTCCTCTCCCCGCTTTGGATGTAGAAACCGTCTTAAGAGCGCTGGTGGAGGGCGTCCGCCAGGCGATCCGAGATGTGGACACACGCTATGTGTTGGGCCTCGGGGTCGGTGTCCCTGGCCTCATTGATCCCAACAAAAATTTGGTCACATATAGCGTAGTTTTGGGATGGCAAGAGGCTGTGCCCTTGGGTGACTTGCTCAGCCAGGAGCTCGGGTTGCGCGTGATCCTCCTGCACCGTGTCATGGCGGCTGCATGGGGTGAGAAATGGTATGGAGCCGGCCAACAGGCAGACCACCTTCTGTACATTCGCGTCGGCTCAGGGGTCGCTGCTGGCCTCATTCTGAACGGACAGCTCTATCTGGGACAGACTGCTAACGCAGGCGAATTCGGCCATATGACCATCCTCCCCGACGGCCCGTTATGTCACTGTGGCAATCGAGGATGCATCGCCGCCCTGGTTGCGAGCCAGGCCCTGATCGTTCGTGCCCGTCACCTGTTGCGGACGGAGGTTGCCAGCGTCCTGCCCGAGCTGGTTCAGCATCATTTAGACCGCCTGACCCTAGACCACCTAATTCAGGCGGCGCAGAACGGCGACCCTGTGGCGACTCAAGTGATCCGTGAGGCCGGAGAGTATTTGGGCATCGCGGTAGCCAACCTGGTGAACCTCCTGAACCCTGGGCTGGTGGTCATCGGAGGTCCCTTGAGCCAAGCTGGCCCTTGTTTGTTTGATACGTTGCGAGCCGAGGTGCGCCGGCGCGCGCTCTCATCGTTGCTGGCGGTGGCGGAGATCATCCCCTCGCAATTGGGCCCACAGGCGGCTGCCGTCGGCGCCGCTGGCCTGATCCTCCGTCGAGTCATGGCGCCAGGCCTCCCCCCGGGACCTGGCGCAGAGGCAAATGCGGCCGATGCTGCTTCATTGCCCACGCCCGCTTTGGCTCACGAAGCGGTGACACCGCGCTCTGATTAATGCTGGAGAGAGCTCCTATGCACCATTCTCCGCTCCGAATAGGCGTGATCGGCTGCGGTGCGATGGCCCGCACTCATCTGGACATCCTGCGAGACGTGCCCGAGATCTCGCCCCAGGCGTATAGCGATATCCAGCTGAAAGCCGCTCAACATTGCCTGGAGACCTATGGTGGCCGCTATGCCACCTCAGATCCTGATCAGCTCCTGGCCGATCCGGCTTTGGACGCTGTGCTAATCTGTACATGGCACGACTCACATGCTCCTCTGGCCATCGCTGCTGCGCAGGCCGGCAAGCACATTTTCCTGGAAAAGCCGATGGCCCTGACCCTAGCCGAGTGTCGAGCCATTGAGGAAGCCGTGACGGCCGCCGGCGTATGCATGATGTTGGGCTTCAAGTTTCGATTTGCCCCTTATGTGCAGAGGCTCAAGCGAGCCATCCCTCGGCCAGTGCTTACCGTCGGACAGATCGTCGATGAGCGCTGGCCAGATGACTTTTGGGCTCAGCACCCTGTGCACGGCGGCGGCAACGTGCTCTCGCAAGGAGTCCATGCCTTTGACCTAGTGCGCTATCTACATGGACGGCGGCCGATCCGGGTGGTCGCCGGTGGGGGCGCTTTGACCCATCCGGGAAGCTCCATCACCGATACTGTAGCGGCCACCATCGTGTTCGATGATGGCTCCATCGCCGCTGTCATCGTGGCCGATGCCGGCCGCGCCGTCTTCACCAGCAAGTTCTTCTTTGAGCTGTTCGCTGTCTCGCGCAGCGCTGCACTACATGACCGCTGCCATGCGCTGACGTTGGTGGAGGATGGGACCGTCTATCGCTTCGGCGAGGCGGATCTGCCATTGGAAGATCGGGCAAGCCCAGAAGGACTTCTACAGCAATGGCGGGAGTTCGCGCGCTGCGTGCGAACGGGAAGCCCGTCAGCCATTGGCGCTGGGCCGGCCGATGGACGCTGGGCGACTGCCTTGGCCCTGGCAGCGTGCGAGGCCGCGCGCACGGGCCGCCCACAGGAGATCCAAATGGAGCCTTTAGAGGGATCGGAGGGGGAGAATGACCCGCTGGATTACAGTGAGCGCCGTACAGATCCCAGGCGATAGGGTAGGGGAGCCTGAGAAGGTCAAGCAGGCGAACCTGGAACAGGCTTGCGAGATGCTGGCGGAGGCTGGCCGGCGGGGGAGTGATATCGCGCTCTTGGGCGAGATGTTCCCATTTGCAGGAATCGCGCTCACCACGGATATCCTCGAGCGCTTTGCCGACGAGGTGTCTGGGCCTACTTTTCAACGCCTGTCCGCAGTAGCCCAAACCTATCGCATGTACATCCTGGCGCCCGTGCTCAGTCGATGTGCGGGGCGATTGTACAACTGCACCTGGATCCTCGGGCGGGAAGGGGAGTTCCTTGGCCACTATCATAAAGTCCACCTTACCCAGATGGAACGGTCGCTGGGACTGAGCCCCGGTGACGTCCTCTCGGTGTTCCGGCTCGACTTCGGCGTGATCGGGATTATGACCTGTCATGACAACAGCTTTCCGGAGTGCGCCCGATGCTTGGCCCTAGAGGGGGCCGAGGTCCTCTTCTGGCCGCATATGATGAGCGGGTGGGGTGAGTTGGGTTGGGATGCCGTATACTACCGCTCAAGGACGATCGACAACGATGTGTATCTAGTCGCGGCTTGCCATGGGATCTCAGAGGGCCGTGCTTGGCGCCCTGGAATGATCATTGGACGCAGCGCTATCATTAACCGCGATGGCCTCACCTTAGCGGAGGCTGGCCGTTACTCAGGCATTGCGACCGCAGCCATTGACCTGGACAGGCGTCGCATCGCCCATGATTTCACGCGGCCTGGTGATTGGGTTTACTGGGAAGACGTTTGCCAGGACCGCCGACCTGAAGTATATAAGGCAATCGTGCGCCAGAAGGAGGCTCGTGCAATTCGGAATCTATCTTAACCAATATCTGCATCAGCCTGGGGCCTCGGTTTTTCCGGAACTGGTGGGACAAGCGCAATTGGCTGATGCGCTAGGGTACGATTTCATCGGCCTAGGTGAGCGCCATCTCCACCCCGAGGGCTTCCATGAGCTATTGACTACATTGGCAACCTTAGCCTCTTTAACTCAGCGGGTGCGCCTATGTAGCGCTGGATTTATCCTGCCAGCATATCACCCCGTATTCCTGGCTACCGCCTTGGCCAACATAGATCAGATCTCTGGCGGACGGTTGATCTGCGGTGTAGTCCTCGGCTATCGCCCGGAAGAATTGGCCTTGTTCGGCGTGTCGCCGAAGCGCAGGGCCCAGGAGTTGGAAAAGCGCGTGCAGCTCCTGCGGCGATTATGGCGCGGGGAGACCATAGACCTACGGCCTTTCGGCTATGAGGTGGAAGCCTTTGTGTCCCCCTTGCCAGCGCAACCCGGAGGGCCACCGATCTGGATCGGCGCTCACGCCCTTCCAGCCATTCAGCGAGCGGCGCGCCTGGGCGATGGTTGGATCGGGTCGGCTAGCCTGACCATAGCGGAGGTAAGCGATCTCACGGCTCGCTATCGGGAGGCCTGCGCGACTTACAGTCGTCCTGGCCAGGTGATCTTGATGCGCGATGCGTTTGTCGCCCCTAGCCGGGCCGAAGCAGAGAAGGTCTTGGCCGGCCCATTGCTAAATCTGCTTCGCTGCTATGCAGAGTGGAAGCGAGCTTCACCCGATCA is drawn from Anaerolineae bacterium and contains these coding sequences:
- a CDS encoding PQQ-like beta-propeller repeat protein, coding for MAFHSNPHPLVCSTSDIPAMLPRTVQRTTPLVRQGRSEGIIVYPDQDSAYRELARELAAAVARRTRVELRCLADAEIISQRGVPLPSSYRRRPLILLGNLNTNRVLLPLYARYYCATDATYPGGSGYDLRTLLNPYGTGVNWILAGGSTLAGMARAVERLIEYIDRSGAPGELVLPCMLEVDLEPALARRLAQWPETPLNAPLPQTPAELLKAIGAYAILYAWTGNLRYGEFARDCLRSLNARVEHSYGDWHYLIERIIRALPWLSAGGLLDEADLLRTDELLLRTAIETQDMWWRKRDGHPPLGHRHHGKGTYAFYLQARFLREQGHPNPAASALCDRWMDECRAFLDALAEAGIDDQNDESTLNNLATLVWYSLGEERYAFFESGNARRCAQRAIAVHDNMGAGAGLEGYGEGWPGAMYLPQEAGIMVAACAFYYQDGELKWVLEHMPNLKDPIRMDGWSLSPTFMHKFDSGPELTPVQPQRLTGLQRLPLSPYQIELAAHPPEHVEPKGHSVNAPETWLHQGGVGRSTLPSERTFDKLVFRKNFDPQGPYLLVEGYQGGFRWQGSMHAANAIVRFSQAGHIFLIQNTDRQSYYHKNALLISDGYNRTPLPPLAEWITAADFPAIALSATRMAPVHHTCWTRYIFWAKPDDGFFVVIDTVEIQEAGPFTVTCTWRTPGYATLQGRFWRARQGDHIFTLCCSQELLATSEEQGIQGAVNPYVLRQRQHGVYDAKSLVTFQNLFYVQPIGALEPLDILFLTSTQALIVEAQGQPLAWCAVDPQQRGIQGAGMKAQAVSLMAMPQAIALSGVRSFEVEPAYSFRSDRPVGLCLDLNAGRMVVRADGPDSPGARIWISQGDQSFEAALSEDQMLSLSLSPDLVMGLAARLQEQFHAWRDLPRPVVSSALPAFPEGNWHTGWEWSAWHPVQERIRSVAVTARPAPVDGFPEQLVDAVLPEWRTLVRQWPEADRYEIRLDLGEEIFVDHLRVIGDSLPQPTLRTFHPLPEGIQVMLSSDGFQDDQRLCHHEPRKETVTWPRFHGWEDRFESLRFPIADKARQIQIHIPSPPAGEPLICHEIELYSNRWNPPPIKQLISADLDHDGRLELVAISSAHELVALDEDGAERWRWQAPNPVTHVSCHDLDGRGCRQICVGLLGGRLVILDPDGAVRRDLSLAHFHRETKGLYFGMLHSVHGLAIWHREPDGRGALALGGYALVVFLDPDGEVLGHSWADGSWQVDLLPCPPEGQAPWDLWVRNRWNHGICVYEGQPGLEPSGEAIVFGGLRQPMFRPLRRVIPFVAGDSVAFEWIGPPEKEKGYILAAAEHGVGLLSPARESWIWKLEGSTYIQACITADVDHDGEIEVLVGGANGFVSVFGLADGSPKQRLLVGAPVTGLAAWPGCEVWFVGTQERLLAVDLQGQLINSEPLAVHRLCPLAPGSVVVATRQGRLVQLTYEPAIAKGYRSGLGD
- a CDS encoding carbohydrate ABC transporter permease, whose translation is MVSARMRRFVGRIANRPARLVSALVYLVLIAWAILSLFPLYWMVKNSFEPPLSMTIFPPKLLPVSPTLDNYIILLQRTPMARWGFNSFFVTTVRTLGALFFGALAGYAFAKLRFFGREVIFWALMSTLMIPGFILIIPLYQVVKFLGWLDTYLALTIPGITGGVWAMFLMRQFARTLPTELIEAARMDGASEFGIFRMIILPLMKPGLAVLGIFTFIGNWNSFFWPLVATTSVSMRVLPVGLALIRGAGGEATILVQGQTMAGSTLMAVPMIIVFLAFQRYFVRGITIGAIKG
- a CDS encoding sugar ABC transporter permease, with translation MAIADSIASRSAPARRQGWWARTAYALRKSNKWGYVFIAPLLIDFAVFTVYLVIYAVRISFQELRAGQFEWVGLQNYRMVLADERTWNALRVTVIYTISVVVFGLLLALILAELIFRCGERAQVFFKSAFYLPGVVSTIVLSLVWYWIFNPFYGVLNAIIGLVGIPPQNWLGNPDLALFSIILMTILGGGGGAIVLITAAMGGIPTELYDAAKIDGASEWMRFWKVTLPLLRPTLLYLFVTGFIGHFQTFEQIYVMTSGGPGYPGATETVGFLIYDMAFRSLQIGGAAVLSLMLFVIILIFSVTQFRIFVSELEY
- a CDS encoding extracellular solute-binding protein yields the protein MSTGNQTSVWLRKISRRELLRQLALAGLGAGAAGIMPACVPATPQVVKETVVVEKVVTPTPAPAKPVEITYWQAPIWRYGKDNKTPNAPIDEWINYSIERFEAANPDIKVHLELIPWEQWGTKVNTAFASGTLPNLLYGSPTVQWVQAGVLEPLDDYVTPEIREQWASYMLSGVTVFGRIYGIPTFANPNMYALSKTALEKYGGAEFIPTDEMRAFTIQAQEQAAAAFSDGKERFAIGIPVGDHPGALYFDFAQALLGRGVQMWDDTFERFIAHENPRSVEAMQWFVDAQNKGWIIPNLPKWSDVDTFYWTLRCAMRGQWAGIQTELETAQAAGQAVKPFEIVLVSHPYDEKLKPHLAGAHQVFGFVVGRTPEPEKRAAAFRLGNWYALDPWVGEAWLVNGFFPTSKPQVEAVKGHPFLEDPNRRWVLDVYMQRYEPEPPTSQFLPQQNPRTAKILTEQKIADYSPGSFMLRMFQNLLLGKVSPAEMMTELATKINTALGVKV
- a CDS encoding ROK family protein, producing the protein MSLTGSSELAKQLNRHLVYEFVRTAGITSRVQIARATQLSKPTVSAIVAELIQEGYLREVGARATHVGRPRSLLEFNPRARYAAGAEIGGQACQVVLTDLHANVLQSVAIPLPALDVETVLRALVEGVRQAIRDVDTRYVLGLGVGVPGLIDPNKNLVTYSVVLGWQEAVPLGDLLSQELGLRVILLHRVMAAAWGEKWYGAGQQADHLLYIRVGSGVAAGLILNGQLYLGQTANAGEFGHMTILPDGPLCHCGNRGCIAALVASQALIVRARHLLRTEVASVLPELVQHHLDRLTLDHLIQAAQNGDPVATQVIREAGEYLGIAVANLVNLLNPGLVVIGGPLSQAGPCLFDTLRAEVRRRALSSLLAVAEIIPSQLGPQAAAVGAAGLILRRVMAPGLPPGPGAEANAADAASLPTPALAHEAVTPRSD
- a CDS encoding Gfo/Idh/MocA family oxidoreductase, which codes for MHHSPLRIGVIGCGAMARTHLDILRDVPEISPQAYSDIQLKAAQHCLETYGGRYATSDPDQLLADPALDAVLICTWHDSHAPLAIAAAQAGKHIFLEKPMALTLAECRAIEEAVTAAGVCMMLGFKFRFAPYVQRLKRAIPRPVLTVGQIVDERWPDDFWAQHPVHGGGNVLSQGVHAFDLVRYLHGRRPIRVVAGGGALTHPGSSITDTVAATIVFDDGSIAAVIVADAGRAVFTSKFFFELFAVSRSAALHDRCHALTLVEDGTVYRFGEADLPLEDRASPEGLLQQWREFARCVRTGSPSAIGAGPADGRWATALALAACEAARTGRPQEIQMEPLEGSEGENDPLDYSERRTDPRR
- a CDS encoding carbon-nitrogen hydrolase family protein translates to MTRWITVSAVQIPGDRVGEPEKVKQANLEQACEMLAEAGRRGSDIALLGEMFPFAGIALTTDILERFADEVSGPTFQRLSAVAQTYRMYILAPVLSRCAGRLYNCTWILGREGEFLGHYHKVHLTQMERSLGLSPGDVLSVFRLDFGVIGIMTCHDNSFPECARCLALEGAEVLFWPHMMSGWGELGWDAVYYRSRTIDNDVYLVAACHGISEGRAWRPGMIIGRSAIINRDGLTLAEAGRYSGIATAAIDLDRRRIAHDFTRPGDWVYWEDVCQDRRPEVYKAIVRQKEARAIRNLS